The proteins below are encoded in one region of Homo sapiens chromosome 2, GRCh38.p14 Primary Assembly:
- the GPR35 gene encoding G-protein coupled receptor 35 isoform b (isoform b is encoded by transcript variant 4) — MLSGSRAVPTPHRGSEELLKYMLHSPCVSLTMNGTYNTCGSSDLTWPPAIKLGFYAYLGVLLVLGLLLNSLALWVFCCRMQQWTETRIYMTNLAVADLCLLCTLPFVLHSLRDTSDTPLCQLSQGIYLTNRYMSISLVTAIAVDRYVAVRHPLRARGLRSPRQAAAVCAVLWVLVIGSLVARWLLGIQEGGFCFRSTRHNFNSMAFPLLGFYLPLAVVVFCSLKVVTALAQRPPTDVGQAEATRKAARMVWANLLVFVVCFLPLHVGLTVRLAVGWNACALLETIRRALYITSKLSDANCCLDAICYYYMAKEFQEASALAVAPSAKAHKSQDSLCVTLA, encoded by the exons ATGCTGAGTGGTTCCCGGGCTGTCCCCACTCCACACCGTGGCAGTGAAGAGCTGCTGAAGTACATGCTTCATAGTCCTTGCGTCTCTCT GACCATGAATGGCACCTACAACACCTGTGGCTCCAGCGACCTCACCTGGCCCCCAGCGATCAAGCTGGGCTTCTACGCCTACTTGGGCGTCCTGCTGGTGCTAGGCCTGCTGCTCAACAGCCTGGCGCTCTGGGTGTTCTGCTGCCGCATGCAGCAGTGGACGGAGACCCGCATCTACATGACCAACCTGGCGGTGGCCGACCTCTGCCTGCTGTGCACCTTGCCCTTCGTGCTGCACTCCCTGCGAGACACCTCAGACACGCCGCTGTGCCAGCTCTCCCAGGGCATCTACCTGACCAACAGGTACATGAGCATCAGCCTGGTCACGGCCATCGCCGTGGACCGCTATGTGGCCGTGCGGCACCCGCTGCGTGCCCGCGGGCTGCGGTCCCCCAGGCAGGCTGCGGCCGTGTGCGCGGTCCTCTGGGTGCTGGTCATCGGCTCCCTGGTGGCTCGCTGGCTCCTGGGGATTCAGGAGGGCGGCTTCTGCTTCAGGAGCACCCGGCACAATTTCAACTCCATGGCGTTCCCGCTGCTGGGATTCTACCTGCCCCTGGCCGTGGTGGTCTTCTGCTCCCTGAAGGTGGTGACTGCCCTGGCCCAGAGGCCACCCACCGACGTGGGGCAGGCAGAGGCCACCCGCAAGGCTGCCCGCATGGTCTGGGCCAACCTCCTGGTGTTCGTGGTCTGCTTCCTGCCCCTGCACGTGGGGCTGACAGTGCGCCTCGCAGTGGGCTGGAACGCCTGTGCCCTCCTGGAGACGATCCGTCGCGCCCTGTACATAACCAGCAAGCTCTCAGATGCCAACTGCTGCCTGGACGCCATCTGCTACTACTACATGGCCAAGGAGTTCCAGGAGGCGTCTGCACTGGCCGTGGCTCCCAGTGCTAAGGCCCACAAAAGCCAGGACTCTCTGTGCGTGACCCTCGCCTAA
- the GPR35 gene encoding G-protein coupled receptor 35 isoform a (isoform a is encoded by transcript variant 1) → MNGTYNTCGSSDLTWPPAIKLGFYAYLGVLLVLGLLLNSLALWVFCCRMQQWTETRIYMTNLAVADLCLLCTLPFVLHSLRDTSDTPLCQLSQGIYLTNRYMSISLVTAIAVDRYVAVRHPLRARGLRSPRQAAAVCAVLWVLVIGSLVARWLLGIQEGGFCFRSTRHNFNSMAFPLLGFYLPLAVVVFCSLKVVTALAQRPPTDVGQAEATRKAARMVWANLLVFVVCFLPLHVGLTVRLAVGWNACALLETIRRALYITSKLSDANCCLDAICYYYMAKEFQEASALAVAPSAKAHKSQDSLCVTLA, encoded by the coding sequence ATGAATGGCACCTACAACACCTGTGGCTCCAGCGACCTCACCTGGCCCCCAGCGATCAAGCTGGGCTTCTACGCCTACTTGGGCGTCCTGCTGGTGCTAGGCCTGCTGCTCAACAGCCTGGCGCTCTGGGTGTTCTGCTGCCGCATGCAGCAGTGGACGGAGACCCGCATCTACATGACCAACCTGGCGGTGGCCGACCTCTGCCTGCTGTGCACCTTGCCCTTCGTGCTGCACTCCCTGCGAGACACCTCAGACACGCCGCTGTGCCAGCTCTCCCAGGGCATCTACCTGACCAACAGGTACATGAGCATCAGCCTGGTCACGGCCATCGCCGTGGACCGCTATGTGGCCGTGCGGCACCCGCTGCGTGCCCGCGGGCTGCGGTCCCCCAGGCAGGCTGCGGCCGTGTGCGCGGTCCTCTGGGTGCTGGTCATCGGCTCCCTGGTGGCTCGCTGGCTCCTGGGGATTCAGGAGGGCGGCTTCTGCTTCAGGAGCACCCGGCACAATTTCAACTCCATGGCGTTCCCGCTGCTGGGATTCTACCTGCCCCTGGCCGTGGTGGTCTTCTGCTCCCTGAAGGTGGTGACTGCCCTGGCCCAGAGGCCACCCACCGACGTGGGGCAGGCAGAGGCCACCCGCAAGGCTGCCCGCATGGTCTGGGCCAACCTCCTGGTGTTCGTGGTCTGCTTCCTGCCCCTGCACGTGGGGCTGACAGTGCGCCTCGCAGTGGGCTGGAACGCCTGTGCCCTCCTGGAGACGATCCGTCGCGCCCTGTACATAACCAGCAAGCTCTCAGATGCCAACTGCTGCCTGGACGCCATCTGCTACTACTACATGGCCAAGGAGTTCCAGGAGGCGTCTGCACTGGCCGTGGCTCCCAGTGCTAAGGCCCACAAAAGCCAGGACTCTCTGTGCGTGACCCTCGCCTAA